The Algoriphagus halophilus genome window below encodes:
- the asnB gene encoding asparagine synthase (glutamine-hydrolyzing) has translation MCGIHLYWGKGSNKAAIQSLMGEGAYRGPDQEVALSPWPGMWVGANRLKILHPGPEADQPFWSSDGKTLLVWNGEIYNHKTLRSLLEKMGIEFSTNCDTEVLINWIQVFGVKGLEKLEGMFALIFVDLKDNSILVARDPNGEKPLYYSQNQDRLIISSVASGIAKLSEPKLDKKQIENYSFLRTPIPGKTFFKGVKEWKPARYSHIQQHSTFRWDNIPIAKSKAQEFTKKEFKSILSQAVTTQFQADVPVGIMLSGGMDSSLLYSIWYELSGTSLPAYTIQVEKKYRKKYADGDAAIALTKRIPMEHHLIHVDQQVFWDNWEAYLMSLDFPIGDSGGFLTWLIGKEAKKKVKVLISGAGADELWGGYSRHGAFDFYLKNQNLLMMLQPWLNYLPMGRKTKKFLNSLENNPSKTFLNFTALEPISDDLASEYDRVFNSKLSPYKRALDFDRQVYLVQDVLKIHDQALMAHSLEGRAPYLSGSMLAFWNEIKEESVMKGKVWIKELLIEAGLEMVTKRGKFGFGLPLQEWFAEEGSFSKMVFNRLELFEKSYGEYIPSPIREMVQNPAPAAKSHFLILYNIFLLAEWIELKKL, from the coding sequence ATGTGTGGGATTCATCTTTATTGGGGGAAGGGATCAAATAAAGCTGCTATTCAAAGCCTGATGGGCGAAGGTGCCTACCGGGGTCCAGATCAGGAAGTGGCGCTCAGTCCTTGGCCAGGAATGTGGGTAGGAGCAAATAGACTCAAGATCTTACATCCAGGTCCAGAGGCGGATCAGCCCTTTTGGTCTAGTGACGGAAAGACTTTGTTGGTCTGGAATGGTGAAATATATAATCATAAAACACTTCGTAGCTTATTGGAAAAGATGGGGATTGAGTTCTCCACCAATTGCGATACTGAAGTTCTGATCAATTGGATTCAGGTTTTTGGCGTCAAGGGACTAGAAAAGCTAGAGGGGATGTTTGCCTTGATCTTTGTAGACCTAAAAGATAATTCAATTTTAGTGGCGAGAGATCCAAATGGAGAAAAGCCACTCTATTACTCCCAGAATCAAGATAGATTGATCATTTCCTCGGTAGCAAGTGGCATAGCAAAACTTTCAGAGCCAAAGCTGGACAAAAAACAAATAGAGAATTATAGTTTTTTGAGGACCCCTATCCCGGGTAAGACTTTTTTTAAAGGTGTAAAAGAATGGAAGCCTGCCAGGTATAGCCATATCCAGCAGCATTCTACATTTAGATGGGACAACATCCCCATTGCTAAATCAAAAGCTCAGGAGTTTACTAAAAAGGAATTCAAGAGTATTTTATCTCAAGCGGTCACCACACAATTTCAAGCGGATGTTCCTGTGGGAATCATGCTAAGCGGAGGAATGGATAGCAGTTTGTTGTATTCGATTTGGTATGAACTATCCGGCACATCCTTACCAGCTTATACCATTCAGGTCGAAAAGAAATACAGAAAAAAATATGCTGACGGAGATGCTGCCATCGCATTGACCAAGAGGATCCCTATGGAGCATCATCTGATCCATGTGGACCAGCAGGTATTTTGGGATAATTGGGAGGCATATCTGATGTCATTGGATTTTCCAATTGGTGATTCTGGGGGATTCTTGACTTGGCTGATCGGAAAAGAAGCCAAAAAAAAGGTAAAAGTGTTAATTTCTGGAGCCGGAGCCGATGAACTATGGGGGGGGTATTCCAGACATGGAGCATTTGATTTTTACCTAAAAAATCAAAATTTATTGATGATGCTTCAGCCCTGGTTGAACTATTTGCCTATGGGAAGGAAGACAAAGAAATTTCTAAACTCGTTAGAAAATAACCCATCTAAAACTTTTCTTAATTTTACTGCTCTAGAGCCTATTTCCGATGATCTAGCTTCAGAATATGACCGGGTTTTCAACTCAAAATTGAGTCCATATAAAAGGGCATTAGATTTTGACAGACAAGTTTATTTAGTGCAGGATGTGCTCAAAATCCATGACCAGGCATTGATGGCGCATAGCCTGGAAGGGAGAGCCCCTTACCTTTCCGGAAGCATGCTTGCATTTTGGAATGAAATAAAGGAAGAATCCGTAATGAAAGGGAAAGTTTGGATCAAGGAGCTGCTGATTGAAGCAGGTTTGGAAATGGTTACTAAAAGGGGAAAATTTGGGTTTGGTTTACCTTTGCAAGAGTGGTTTGCAGAGGAAGGATCGTTTTCAAAAATGGTATTCAACCGATTGGAATTATTTGAAAAATCATATGGTGAATATATTCCCTCCCCTATTAGAGAGATGGTTCAAAATCCAGCACCTGCCGCCAAATCGCATTTTTTGATCTTATACAATATCTTTTTGTTGGCAGAATGGATTGAATTAAAAAAGCTATGA
- the nth gene encoding endonuclease III produces MLKKERYEAFIKHFSENMPVAETELHYENPFQLLVAVVLSAQCTDKRINMVTPALFRDFPGPEYLAASNFDELFPYIKSVSYPNNKTKHLLGLGKMLVEDFGGEVPETVAELIKLPGVGRKTANVITSVVWNQPNMAVDTHVFRVSKRLGLVSQTAKTPLEVEKQLIRHIPKEYVHVAHHWLILHGRYTCLARKPKCEECSITHLCKYFEKNYGTVTRSEK; encoded by the coding sequence ATGCTGAAGAAAGAACGGTACGAAGCTTTTATAAAACACTTTTCTGAAAATATGCCAGTGGCTGAAACTGAGCTGCATTATGAAAATCCATTTCAATTGCTGGTGGCAGTGGTATTATCTGCTCAGTGTACAGATAAGAGAATCAATATGGTGACGCCCGCGCTTTTCAGGGACTTCCCAGGACCGGAATATTTGGCAGCTTCCAATTTTGACGAGCTGTTTCCTTATATCAAATCTGTTTCTTACCCTAATAATAAAACTAAACACTTGTTAGGGCTAGGCAAAATGCTAGTGGAGGACTTTGGAGGGGAAGTTCCAGAGACAGTAGCGGAGTTGATCAAATTGCCTGGAGTGGGCAGGAAAACTGCAAATGTGATTACTTCTGTAGTTTGGAACCAACCCAATATGGCCGTTGATACACATGTTTTCCGGGTCTCCAAAAGATTAGGCTTAGTTTCCCAAACCGCCAAGACTCCCTTGGAAGTGGAAAAGCAGCTGATACGACACATTCCAAAAGAATATGTGCATGTGGCGCATCACTGGTTGATTTTGCATGGAAGGTATACATGCTTGGCTCGGAAACCGAAATGTGAGGAATGCTCCATTACCCATCTCTGCAAATACTTCGAGAAGAATTACGGCACTGTGACCAGATCTGAAAAGTAA
- a CDS encoding P1 family peptidase, protein MISITSASFSQQGPRELGIHFGILPTGTYNAITDVPGIKVGHLTKIEGNSIRTGVTAILPHGGNIFQQKVPAAIYVGNGFGKLAGVTQVQELGNLETPIVLTNTLSVAAGIEGTVKYSLNLPGNEQVQSVNAVVGETNDGYLNDIRGMHISVEEVLETIQSAKSGPVTQGNVGAGTGTVCFGWKGGIGTSSRKLPESLGGYTLGVLVQTNFGGNLQIGGIPVGERLGKYPFKDALEKSDGSCMIVVATDAPLSDRNLERLAKRAMMGLAKTGGIASNGSGDYVIAFSTAEGLRIPYSAKSGELMQTETLRNDDMTPLFLAVIEATEEAIINSLFAAETMEGKGGKKVEKLPTEKIIEWYK, encoded by the coding sequence ATGATTTCCATCACTTCAGCTAGTTTTTCACAGCAGGGACCACGTGAATTGGGAATTCACTTCGGAATTCTACCTACTGGAACTTACAATGCAATTACAGATGTGCCAGGAATAAAGGTGGGACACCTTACCAAAATTGAGGGGAATTCTATACGAACTGGGGTGACCGCAATCCTTCCGCATGGAGGAAATATTTTTCAGCAGAAAGTACCCGCCGCGATTTATGTGGGAAATGGCTTTGGAAAATTAGCTGGAGTTACTCAAGTACAGGAATTGGGAAACCTAGAAACTCCGATTGTTTTGACCAATACGTTGAGCGTGGCAGCAGGAATAGAGGGAACCGTAAAATACAGTTTGAATCTTCCTGGAAACGAACAGGTACAATCTGTGAATGCAGTGGTAGGAGAAACGAATGATGGGTATTTGAATGATATCCGAGGAATGCATATTTCAGTAGAAGAAGTTTTAGAAACGATCCAGTCGGCCAAATCTGGTCCTGTAACCCAAGGAAATGTGGGGGCAGGTACCGGAACCGTTTGTTTTGGATGGAAAGGTGGAATCGGAACTTCCTCTAGAAAACTTCCTGAAAGCTTGGGAGGGTATACTTTGGGTGTATTGGTTCAAACTAACTTTGGTGGGAACCTACAGATTGGAGGAATTCCCGTTGGGGAACGATTAGGGAAATACCCATTCAAAGATGCACTGGAAAAATCAGATGGGAGTTGCATGATTGTAGTGGCTACTGATGCTCCTTTATCTGATCGGAACTTAGAGCGATTGGCAAAAAGAGCCATGATGGGATTGGCAAAAACTGGAGGAATAGCCTCCAATGGTTCGGGAGATTATGTGATTGCTTTCAGTACTGCTGAAGGATTAAGAATCCCTTATTCAGCAAAATCAGGAGAGTTGATGCAAACTGAAACGCTTAGAAATGACGACATGACTCCACTTTTTTTGGCTGTAATTGAAGCGACGGAAGAAGCCATAATCAATTCACTTTTTGCGGCTGAAACCATGGAAGGGAAAGGTGGGAAAAAGGTGGAAAAACTACCTACTGAAAAAATCATCGAATGGTATAAATAA
- a CDS encoding DUF3052 family protein translates to MTEIGYSGTPLAKKLGIKPGMVIQALYSPKPYIQFFHDFPNEVVIEENTPFSPQVDLIHFFVTSKEELKGGFKHVLKHLKKTGAAWVSWPKRTSGIPTEVDKYPIMKYGLDVGLVDVKVAAIDQDWSGLKFMYRLKDR, encoded by the coding sequence ATGACAGAAATTGGATATTCAGGAACACCACTAGCTAAAAAACTTGGAATCAAACCAGGAATGGTGATCCAGGCTCTCTATTCACCAAAGCCCTATATCCAGTTTTTCCATGATTTCCCAAATGAAGTCGTAATCGAAGAAAATACTCCATTTTCTCCCCAAGTAGATTTGATTCATTTTTTTGTGACAAGTAAAGAAGAGCTGAAAGGTGGTTTCAAGCATGTATTAAAACACTTAAAAAAAACTGGGGCGGCTTGGGTAAGTTGGCCTAAAAGGACTTCAGGAATTCCTACGGAAGTCGATAAATACCCAATCATGAAATATGGATTGGATGTGGGGTTGGTAGATGTCAAAGTTGCTGCTATTGATCAGGATTGGAGTGGGCTAAAATTTATGTATCGACTGAAGGATAGGTAG
- a CDS encoding methyltransferase, whose product MESSSNHPTPEHILKIGSGFMACKALLTAVKFQLFTKLAAHPDQTALGLKKQLDLKCSDRHFYDFMDALTGLGFLQRTGLLENALYANSPDTEVFLDKNKPTYIGGILEMMDARLYGFWDNLDVGLKSGKPQNEAVHGVNIFEEIYQDPFLLENFVNGMTGVQLGNFMAFAKQFDFSNINTLTDAGGSAGYLSLLVAQENPHMTCTSFDLPPVGPITRSTIKKFHLEDRVKSMDGNFFEDPIPSADMIVMGNILHDWNEEEKISLMKKAYASLPEGGVFVAIENIIDQERKQNVFGLLMSLNMLIETEGGFDYTFSDFCTWGEKAGFKSFNLMPLEGPASAAIAYK is encoded by the coding sequence ATGGAATCTTCATCAAATCATCCCACACCTGAACATATATTAAAAATTGGATCTGGGTTTATGGCTTGCAAGGCTTTACTTACTGCAGTAAAATTCCAGCTTTTTACCAAATTAGCTGCTCATCCCGACCAAACGGCATTGGGATTGAAAAAGCAGTTGGACTTAAAATGTTCTGATCGGCATTTTTATGATTTCATGGATGCATTGACCGGTCTGGGCTTTCTTCAAAGAACCGGTTTATTGGAAAATGCCTTGTATGCTAACAGTCCAGACACAGAAGTTTTTCTAGATAAGAATAAACCCACTTACATCGGAGGTATTCTGGAAATGATGGATGCCAGATTATATGGGTTTTGGGACAATTTGGATGTGGGATTGAAATCCGGCAAACCTCAAAATGAAGCTGTTCATGGAGTTAACATTTTTGAGGAGATTTACCAAGATCCTTTCCTTTTAGAAAATTTTGTAAACGGAATGACCGGAGTGCAGCTGGGAAATTTCATGGCATTTGCGAAGCAATTTGACTTCTCAAATATCAACACATTGACCGATGCAGGAGGGTCTGCGGGATACCTATCCTTATTGGTAGCGCAAGAAAACCCACATATGACCTGCACCAGTTTTGACCTCCCCCCTGTGGGTCCAATTACCAGGTCCACTATCAAAAAATTTCATTTGGAGGACCGGGTGAAAAGTATGGATGGAAACTTTTTTGAGGACCCGATACCCAGTGCTGATATGATTGTAATGGGTAATATTCTCCATGATTGGAATGAAGAAGAAAAAATAAGTCTCATGAAAAAAGCATACGCATCCTTGCCAGAAGGAGGTGTATTTGTCGCAATCGAAAACATCATCGATCAAGAGAGAAAGCAAAATGTCTTTGGCTTATTGATGAGTTTAAACATGCTGATCGAAACAGAAGGAGGATTTGATTATACCTTTAGCGATTTTTGTACTTGGGGAGAAAAAGCGGGCTTCAAATCCTTCAATTTGATGCCATTGGAAGGACCAGCTAGTGCGGCAATCGCTTACAAATAA
- a CDS encoding dioxygenase family protein, which translates to MKRRKFIEASALSVVAISSFGFIRFDGKKYVGDCETTTDILGPFYRPDSPMRSNLNISGSKGKPIHLTGIILNEDCTTPYANAKVELWHCDHEGVYDNSTPAYNYRGTVMTDSKGQYAFDTILPVPYDAGGGLIRPAHYHMMVTAAGYQTLVTQLYFSGDENIKKDPWASNDAAKNRVLEISPDGRNGNIVTYHVGLSKKLNVEEASLEKLTGTYTAENGDDSLELFQKEGRLWQKNEVFGIVYDYLGNNTFEFPGLHDGSYRRLIFQNGVLKQEMFQPGSEVKSRSFTKIS; encoded by the coding sequence ATGAAACGAAGAAAATTTATCGAAGCCTCTGCCCTTAGTGTAGTTGCAATCAGCTCTTTCGGATTTATTCGATTTGACGGTAAAAAATATGTGGGAGATTGTGAAACTACCACAGATATTTTAGGGCCCTTTTATAGACCTGATAGTCCTATGAGAAGTAATCTGAATATTTCGGGAAGCAAAGGGAAACCCATTCATTTGACAGGTATTATCTTAAATGAGGACTGCACAACTCCTTATGCCAATGCAAAAGTTGAACTCTGGCATTGTGATCATGAAGGGGTTTATGATAATTCTACACCCGCATACAATTACCGCGGAACTGTGATGACAGATTCAAAGGGCCAATATGCTTTTGATACCATTTTACCAGTTCCTTATGATGCTGGAGGAGGATTGATCAGACCCGCACATTACCATATGATGGTTACGGCAGCAGGATACCAAACCCTAGTGACACAACTTTATTTTTCAGGAGATGAAAACATCAAAAAAGATCCATGGGCATCTAATGATGCTGCAAAAAATAGAGTGTTGGAAATATCACCCGATGGCAGGAATGGAAATATAGTCACATATCATGTAGGGCTTTCCAAAAAATTAAATGTGGAAGAAGCATCCTTGGAAAAACTAACGGGAACGTATACGGCTGAAAATGGGGATGATTCCCTAGAACTCTTCCAAAAGGAAGGAAGGCTTTGGCAAAAAAATGAGGTCTTTGGAATTGTTTACGATTACTTAGGAAATAATACGTTCGAGTTCCCTGGCTTACATGATGGCTCCTATAGAAGATTAATATTTCAGAATGGAGTTTTAAAGCAGGAAATGTTTCAACCTGGTTCAGAAGTAAAATCACGATCTTTTACCAAAATTTCTTAA
- a CDS encoding DUF3500 domain-containing protein translates to MKKSLLLLVILAVTGLGLKAQTSEKLIHTTQDFLSSLDPDQKSQVLFTMEDSMRTKWTNLPLGLAPRAGLRYGDFSEESKIKFHKVLSAIFSSQGYLKTFSIMQVDDILHELFEIQYKEGKIPENTIQMIRGLNWDYGNYFAAVWGEPKAEGTWGIKFEGHHISINLTMVDSEYSMTPLFFGSDPAVVEQTQYAGLRPLSKEEDYGFWFVNLLNDEQKAKAVFEDKVPGDIITSPDRPQWISDFRGIKGSELNPEQQKILHYLIEEYIGNLETQKAEEYMAILHEGGLDQVYFSWIGSLEPMKPHYYLIHSPDFIIEYDNVGFLDNANHIHSILRQNNNDFGADLLRKHRMEHNHN, encoded by the coding sequence ATGAAAAAATCACTTCTTCTTTTGGTTATTCTGGCAGTTACTGGTTTGGGCCTGAAAGCTCAAACATCCGAAAAACTTATCCATACTACACAAGACTTTCTAAGCTCCTTAGATCCAGATCAAAAAAGCCAAGTCCTGTTCACCATGGAAGATTCCATGAGAACCAAATGGACCAATCTTCCTTTGGGCCTTGCACCAAGAGCAGGCCTTCGCTACGGAGATTTTTCAGAAGAATCGAAAATCAAGTTCCATAAAGTATTGAGTGCCATTTTCAGCTCTCAAGGATATCTTAAAACCTTCAGCATCATGCAGGTGGATGATATTTTACATGAATTGTTTGAGATCCAATACAAAGAGGGAAAGATTCCTGAAAATACCATTCAGATGATCAGAGGACTCAATTGGGATTATGGGAATTATTTTGCGGCAGTGTGGGGAGAGCCCAAAGCGGAAGGCACCTGGGGAATAAAGTTTGAGGGACATCATATTTCTATCAACCTGACCATGGTGGATTCAGAATATTCAATGACTCCTCTGTTTTTTGGATCTGATCCAGCAGTGGTGGAACAAACCCAATATGCTGGGTTAAGACCTTTGAGTAAAGAAGAAGATTATGGGTTTTGGTTTGTGAACCTGCTTAATGATGAACAAAAAGCCAAAGCTGTATTTGAGGATAAGGTCCCTGGAGATATCATAACCAGTCCAGACCGACCTCAATGGATTTCTGATTTTAGGGGAATCAAAGGCTCTGAACTGAATCCCGAGCAGCAGAAAATACTACATTATTTAATTGAGGAATATATCGGAAATCTAGAAACTCAAAAAGCAGAGGAGTATATGGCTATTCTTCATGAAGGAGGATTGGACCAAGTTTATTTCTCTTGGATCGGAAGTTTAGAACCCATGAAACCACACTATTACCTCATCCATAGCCCAGATTTTATCATTGAATATGACAATGTAGGGTTCTTGGATAATGCCAACCACATCCATTCTATCCTAAGACAAAACAACAACGATTTCGGTGCCGATCTTTTGAGAAAGCATCGAATGGAACATAATCACAATTAA
- a CDS encoding DUF418 domain-containing protein, which yields MLDQTSPKIAATLGMERIQSLDVMRGFVLFGILLMNINGFGLAKAYNDPTVAGGYTGYNLYTWITTNMFFEGTMRALFSLLFGVGMFIFLDRLLKKDAGIKAADIYFRRLMYLLVFGLIHGYLLLWVGEILYQYALMGFLVYSFRQMAPKRLIAVSILLISIGTFWNYMDYKDTKKFVANVEEVAVYKAEDKELTKELKGASERWEKREKDRSPEAIAEYNAEMHKGYFSVVAFLAPINFEFDTVWPYRGDVWDVLSMMLIGIALFRWNVLSGAKSYRFYGSMALIGYALGLAINYYEVKNILNADFSLLAFSKSDITYYWGRLFISFGHVGAIMIFCKSGILAGFQQSMAAVGKMALTNYMMHSVICMFIFTGVGFGMFGKLQRYELLYVVFSIWIFQLILSPIWLKYFYFGPMEWLWRSLSYQKRQLFKRPKISPPSLAVQ from the coding sequence ATGCTAGATCAAACTTCACCAAAAATTGCTGCTACCCTTGGGATGGAGCGCATTCAGTCTCTCGATGTCATGAGAGGCTTTGTTCTATTTGGTATTCTATTAATGAATATCAACGGATTCGGATTAGCTAAAGCCTATAATGACCCAACGGTGGCTGGTGGATATACCGGATATAATCTGTACACCTGGATCACTACCAATATGTTTTTTGAAGGCACCATGCGCGCCTTGTTCTCTCTTTTATTTGGAGTAGGGATGTTTATTTTTTTGGATAGGCTTTTAAAAAAGGATGCGGGGATCAAAGCCGCAGACATTTACTTCAGGAGGCTCATGTACCTCTTGGTCTTCGGTCTCATACATGGATACCTCTTACTTTGGGTGGGAGAGATCCTTTATCAATATGCCTTGATGGGTTTCTTGGTCTATTCTTTTAGACAGATGGCCCCCAAACGTTTGATTGCAGTGTCTATTTTATTGATTTCCATCGGCACTTTTTGGAATTATATGGATTATAAAGACACTAAGAAGTTTGTGGCAAATGTGGAAGAAGTTGCTGTTTACAAAGCTGAGGATAAAGAGCTGACCAAGGAATTGAAAGGCGCTTCAGAGCGATGGGAAAAAAGAGAAAAAGACCGCTCCCCCGAAGCTATTGCAGAGTATAATGCAGAAATGCACAAGGGATATTTTAGCGTAGTTGCTTTCCTTGCCCCTATCAACTTTGAATTTGACACCGTTTGGCCTTATCGAGGTGATGTTTGGGATGTCCTGAGTATGATGCTCATTGGGATTGCCCTTTTTCGGTGGAATGTACTTTCAGGTGCCAAGTCCTATAGATTTTATGGATCTATGGCACTCATAGGCTATGCCTTAGGCCTTGCCATCAACTATTATGAAGTGAAAAACATTCTGAATGCGGACTTCTCCTTATTGGCTTTTTCGAAATCCGATATCACTTATTATTGGGGAAGGCTCTTTATCTCATTCGGACATGTGGGTGCCATCATGATTTTCTGTAAATCCGGAATTTTGGCGGGTTTTCAACAAAGTATGGCAGCCGTAGGAAAAATGGCCTTGACCAATTACATGATGCATTCTGTTATCTGCATGTTTATTTTCACTGGGGTAGGATTTGGAATGTTCGGTAAACTCCAACGATATGAATTACTCTATGTGGTTTTCAGTATCTGGATTTTTCAGTTAATCCTAAGTCCAATTTGGCTTAAGTATTTCTATTTCGGCCCTATGGAATGGCTCTGGAGAAGCTTGAGTTATCAGAAAAGACAACTCTTTAAACGACCAAAAATAAGCCCTCCTTCATTGGCAGTACAGTAA
- a CDS encoding adenylate/guanylate cyclase domain-containing protein has protein sequence MAKFRFLFILLFIISFSLKGQDLDSLLLKAYSYYSDYNYEESIRFADEAILLAKKEGNESALLIGEFYKTLSLQERDPTQSDTELIERMIVQMDSLGLRLEQARAHNFLANTYARFGDIEKAVENHQAAMDIYESTGNLTGVSSSHSNLSLLYYDQHDYEEAFYHARKALEMDLSLGNPENIQSSYNNLAIIFEHTGPLDSAIYYHKFSLEYAKEDENPYSIGLALSNLGNNYANKGDLKLAEETLLEALRIRDSLGYSRGLAYTHNRLANLYQKTDQLSKAKFHADKSLEHAQKAREVKVLRMAYERLQEVAEKMGDYRAELAYLKEATLLKDSILNESNTKSITQMMLNYEFEKKQILDSIKNEQEKRERDLIFNERLELERSRKIIFMISGLFLFLLVVGLFLRYQFIKKSKEVLTKEKDRSDKLLLNILPSEVAEELKAKGSSDARDFDQVTVIFTDFADFTKKAQHLSAKELVKELNICFKTFDEIIVNLGLEKIKTIGDAYMAAGGLNSKAGVKEVALAAIQMKKFIDERNADPNIPKKIKFDMRCGINTGPVVAGIVGIKKFQYDIWGDTVNTAQRMEANCEINRINISENTYLLLKEDPQFTFTERGALPVKGKGDMKMWYLESYEKEIDV, from the coding sequence ATGGCAAAATTTCGGTTTCTATTTATTCTACTTTTCATCATCTCTTTTTCACTGAAAGGACAAGACTTAGATAGCCTCCTTTTAAAGGCTTATTCCTATTATTCAGATTATAACTATGAGGAGTCCATCCGATTTGCGGATGAAGCAATTCTTCTTGCAAAAAAAGAAGGAAATGAGTCTGCTTTGCTCATCGGGGAGTTTTATAAAACGCTGAGCCTTCAAGAACGGGATCCTACTCAATCCGATACAGAATTAATCGAGCGCATGATAGTCCAAATGGATAGTTTAGGTTTAAGGTTAGAGCAAGCAAGAGCCCATAACTTTCTGGCTAATACCTATGCCCGCTTCGGAGATATAGAAAAAGCGGTTGAAAATCATCAGGCTGCCATGGACATTTATGAATCTACTGGCAATTTAACTGGTGTGTCTTCTTCCCATTCGAATCTCAGTTTGCTTTATTATGATCAACATGATTACGAGGAGGCTTTTTATCATGCTAGGAAGGCGTTGGAAATGGATCTCTCCTTAGGGAATCCAGAAAACATTCAAAGTAGCTATAACAATCTAGCCATCATATTTGAACACACAGGCCCGCTTGATTCTGCGATTTATTACCATAAATTTTCTTTGGAATATGCAAAAGAGGATGAAAATCCCTATTCCATAGGTTTAGCCCTCAGTAATTTGGGAAATAATTATGCCAACAAAGGAGACCTTAAGCTAGCCGAAGAAACTTTACTCGAGGCACTACGAATTCGAGATTCTTTAGGCTATTCTCGCGGCCTCGCTTATACTCATAACCGACTTGCCAATCTTTATCAAAAGACTGATCAGTTATCAAAAGCTAAATTCCATGCGGATAAATCATTGGAACATGCCCAAAAAGCAAGAGAAGTAAAAGTACTTCGAATGGCTTATGAACGACTTCAAGAGGTAGCAGAAAAAATGGGGGATTATCGGGCTGAATTAGCTTATTTAAAGGAGGCAACCTTACTCAAGGATAGTATCCTGAATGAATCGAATACAAAAAGTATCACCCAGATGATGCTTAATTATGAATTCGAGAAAAAACAAATTCTAGATAGTATCAAAAATGAACAAGAAAAGCGGGAGCGTGATTTAATTTTCAACGAACGTCTCGAATTAGAAAGAAGCCGTAAGATCATTTTCATGATTTCCGGATTATTCCTTTTCCTTTTAGTGGTTGGGCTTTTCCTCAGGTACCAATTCATTAAAAAATCAAAAGAAGTTCTTACCAAAGAGAAGGATCGATCAGATAAACTTTTGCTAAACATCCTCCCTTCAGAAGTAGCTGAGGAACTAAAAGCAAAAGGAAGTTCAGACGCTAGAGACTTTGATCAGGTAACTGTTATTTTCACAGACTTTGCAGACTTCACCAAAAAAGCCCAACATCTCAGCGCAAAAGAACTTGTCAAAGAATTGAATATTTGCTTCAAAACATTTGATGAGATCATTGTAAACCTCGGTTTAGAAAAGATCAAAACTATCGGGGATGCCTACATGGCAGCTGGGGGACTCAATTCCAAAGCTGGAGTTAAAGAAGTTGCCTTAGCGGCAATTCAGATGAAGAAATTTATTGATGAGCGAAATGCCGACCCAAATATTCCCAAAAAAATCAAATTCGATATGCGATGTGGAATCAATACGGGGCCAGTTGTAGCAGGAATAGTAGGGATCAAGAAGTTCCAATATGATATCTGGGGTGATACGGTAAATACTGCTCAAAGAATGGAAGCAAATTGTGAAATAAACAGAATAAATATTTCTGAAAACACCTATTTGCTATTAAAAGAGGATCCACAATTCACTTTTACAGAAAGAGGAGCCCTACCTGTAAAAGGAAAAGGTGATATGAAAATGTGGTATTTGGAATCTTATGAAAAGGAAATTGATGTATAA